The genomic segment tgccgttcatcctggtcaaaattcgtagtgaatttagtttctggtactccaaacgaagtaagtaataaaacataatgacggtattagatttttgttatgatacagggcagcgacaaccgcttatacgtatttcgacctctttaggtctcgtccgaacggtatagccactgctctgaccTGCtctttgaccaggatgaacggcatgtggaatgcaattttagattcccttgccgagtaatttatccagctgtttgtttcgcaagttttaggaaacacagtggtaaaaatttgaattcggtttcgctaggtagaaatcgtttgatttctctttttgtttttagatggcgtagttacgtccgtatatagttattttgataactattgtataggacgggagagatttttgttttggttcagagcagtggctataccgttctgacgagacctaaagaggtcgaaatacgtacctataagcggttgtcgctgccctgtatcaaaacaaaaatctaataccgtcattatgtatgattatttaattatttaatccAAGCTTACATACTTAGCCAGTTCCAACGTCTGGCCCGCTACTTGTGTTGTAGAAAGGAGACAATTCACAACAGAAGGCCTAAGTTATATATACAACAACGATATAGCGCACATGTACATAAATACAAAAAGTGTCgttaaaataaagaatataattTCAGACGTTTTCCTATCACAAAAGGTTTGAGGCAAGAATGTTCTTTATCTCCAActctatttaaaatttattttcaggAAGCATTAAATAACTGAATGAGAAAATGAACAGGAATGGAAATAGAACTTAAGAACAAGTACATAACAAATCTTTTCGTCGCAGATAATCAAGTGATTATGGCAAATGATGAGGAAGATATGGATTATATGATTCGAAAGTTAACCGAAGAATACGAAAATTGGGGACTCACCACCAACATTAACAAAACGGAATATCTAAGAATAAAGGACGAAGAAAGAGACCCACAAATCTCGATCAGATATATAAAAGATTGCAAAGAATTCTTTGCATTCTACCTAACGACAGTGATAGCGAAGAAAGGAACATCGAAACGGGATATTCAGCAA from the Diabrotica undecimpunctata isolate CICGRU chromosome 1, icDiaUnde3, whole genome shotgun sequence genome contains:
- the LOC140444399 gene encoding uncharacterized protein — translated: MEIELKNKYITNLFVADNQVIMANDEEDMDYMIRKLTEEYENWGLTTNINKTEYLRIKDEERDPQISIRYIKDCKEFFAFYLTTVIAKKGTSKRDIQQKIQLGRNVVQTLNSLLCSPPASPMKEKKSWKW